One part of the Acidobacteriota bacterium genome encodes these proteins:
- a CDS encoding molybdopterin-dependent oxidoreductase, which translates to MKKEISRREFMARITAAGFGALVASTTNAWGLEAITNPLAAYPNRDWEKVYRDLWAYDSRYTFTCAPNDTHNCLLNAHVRQGVITRIGPTMKYGEAVDLLGNGTSHRWDPRVCQKGLALTRRFYGDRRVNGTMVRAGYKKWYEAGFPRGADGRPPEEYFQRARDEWVRMSHDEGAVIVAAALKNIAETYTGDEGKRKLKEQHYDEAVIEATQGVGTQVMKFRGGMPLLGMTRVFGMYRMANSIALLDSHIRGVGPDKAMGPKGFDNYSWHTDLPPGHTMVTGQQTVEFDLNSVEQAKTVVVWGMNWITTKMPDAHWLTEARMKGTRVVVIACEYSATATKGDDVLVVRPGTTPALALGFANVIMQENLYDKEYVQQWTDMPILVRMDTLKYLKAAEVFGGDPAVLKQTFIVKDGEKAPPPIQQTVQNVVPEKLRLEWGDYVFWDAKKNGAQPLTRDDVGKNSKAVDAMLEGSIEVVLADGTKVRCRPVFDLVKEYAAHFTPQTVEELTWAPAAAVQKLARLFAKEPGTTLFALGMGPNQFFNSDNKDRDVFLLASLTGNVGKIGGNVGSYAGNYRTALFNGAPQYINEDPFDIELDETKSARPKQYWRAESAHYYNHEDHPLRVGNALLTGKTHMPCPTKSLWFANANSILGNVKWHYNMVVNALPKIELIAVNEWWWSTSCEWADVVFGVDSWAELKHPDMTASVTNPFLLVFPKTPIPRIFNTIGDIEVYATVASKLADLTGDNRFNDYWKFVREDRTDVYLQRILDHSTNTKGYSFKDLHEKAINGVPAIINSRTTPKNVGYDQLVDATPWYTKSGRLEFYREEDEFIDAGENLPIHREPVDSTFYEPNIIISAPHEAMRPKTPEDYGVKRDDLSCETRCGRNVIYTWAEAKKTAHPLIKDDYKFIFHTPKFRHGSHTTPIDTDMNAMLFGPFGDIYRHDKRSPFVTEGYVDINPTDAQELGVNDGDYVWIDADPEDRPFRGWQNDKKNYAFARLLCRARYYPGTPRGVTRMWFNMYGATPGSQQGQQERKDGLAKNPRTNYQAMFRSGSHQSATRGWLKPTWMTDSLVRKGMFGQEMGKGFAADIHCPTGAPRESFIKITKAEPGGIGDELLWRPTKLGIRPRNESDAMKRYIAGDFVGKK; encoded by the coding sequence ATGAAAAAAGAAATTTCTAGACGCGAATTTATGGCAAGGATCACTGCTGCCGGCTTTGGCGCTCTCGTCGCATCGACGACGAACGCCTGGGGACTTGAAGCCATAACAAATCCTCTAGCCGCCTATCCGAACCGTGATTGGGAAAAGGTCTATCGCGACCTCTGGGCTTATGATTCGCGTTATACCTTTACCTGTGCTCCTAACGATACGCACAACTGCCTGCTCAACGCGCATGTCCGTCAGGGCGTCATTACCCGGATCGGCCCGACAATGAAATACGGCGAGGCCGTCGATCTGCTCGGCAATGGTACTTCGCATCGGTGGGACCCGCGTGTCTGCCAAAAGGGCCTTGCTCTAACGCGGCGCTTTTACGGAGACCGGCGAGTAAACGGAACAATGGTTCGAGCCGGATATAAGAAATGGTACGAGGCAGGCTTCCCTCGCGGAGCCGACGGGCGTCCGCCGGAGGAATATTTCCAGCGTGCCCGGGACGAATGGGTGCGAATGTCCCACGATGAAGGGGCCGTCATTGTAGCCGCTGCGTTAAAGAACATCGCTGAAACATACACGGGCGATGAAGGCAAGCGAAAGCTCAAGGAACAGCATTATGACGAGGCGGTGATCGAGGCAACACAGGGCGTCGGCACGCAAGTGATGAAATTCCGCGGTGGTATGCCGCTGCTTGGCATGACGCGCGTTTTCGGCATGTACAGAATGGCGAATTCGATCGCATTGCTAGACTCTCACATCCGCGGCGTCGGGCCGGACAAGGCGATGGGGCCCAAGGGATTTGACAATTATTCATGGCACACCGATCTGCCTCCCGGACACACGATGGTCACCGGCCAGCAGACGGTCGAATTCGATCTTAACTCGGTTGAGCAAGCCAAAACGGTTGTCGTCTGGGGAATGAACTGGATCACGACGAAAATGCCGGACGCTCACTGGCTGACCGAGGCACGGATGAAAGGAACTCGCGTCGTGGTCATCGCCTGCGAATATTCGGCAACGGCCACGAAGGGCGACGATGTCCTTGTCGTCCGTCCCGGAACGACGCCGGCTCTCGCGCTCGGCTTTGCCAACGTGATCATGCAGGAAAACCTGTATGACAAGGAATACGTCCAGCAGTGGACGGACATGCCGATCCTGGTCAGGATGGATACGCTCAAATATCTCAAGGCTGCAGAGGTTTTCGGGGGCGATCCTGCCGTTCTAAAACAAACATTTATCGTCAAGGATGGTGAGAAGGCCCCGCCGCCGATCCAACAGACAGTGCAGAATGTCGTGCCTGAAAAGCTCCGGCTTGAATGGGGCGATTACGTTTTCTGGGATGCTAAAAAGAATGGGGCACAGCCGCTTACGCGCGACGATGTCGGTAAGAATTCCAAGGCCGTGGACGCCATGCTTGAAGGATCCATCGAAGTAGTCCTCGCCGACGGCACAAAGGTCAGATGCCGTCCGGTATTCGATCTGGTCAAGGAATATGCGGCACATTTTACGCCGCAGACGGTTGAGGAACTTACATGGGCACCGGCAGCCGCCGTGCAGAAGTTGGCTCGGCTTTTCGCCAAAGAGCCGGGAACGACGCTTTTTGCACTTGGAATGGGCCCGAACCAGTTCTTCAATAGCGACAACAAGGATCGCGACGTTTTTCTGCTCGCGTCCCTCACCGGAAATGTCGGCAAGATCGGCGGGAACGTCGGATCATATGCCGGAAATTACCGCACCGCTCTGTTTAACGGGGCACCGCAATACATTAACGAGGATCCGTTCGACATTGAGCTTGACGAGACAAAATCAGCTCGGCCAAAGCAGTACTGGCGGGCAGAGTCGGCTCACTACTACAATCACGAAGACCATCCCCTGCGTGTGGGCAATGCTCTTTTGACCGGCAAGACCCATATGCCGTGCCCGACAAAATCGCTCTGGTTCGCCAATGCAAATTCGATCCTCGGTAACGTCAAATGGCACTACAACATGGTCGTCAACGCACTGCCCAAGATCGAACTGATCGCGGTCAACGAGTGGTGGTGGTCGACGTCATGCGAATGGGCGGACGTCGTTTTCGGCGTTGATTCCTGGGCGGAACTTAAACATCCGGACATGACCGCGTCGGTCACAAACCCGTTCCTGCTCGTATTCCCAAAAACCCCGATCCCTCGGATCTTCAATACGATCGGCGATATCGAGGTTTACGCTACGGTCGCGTCAAAACTCGCTGATCTGACTGGGGACAATCGCTTTAACGACTACTGGAAATTTGTCCGCGAGGATAGGACGGACGTCTACTTGCAGCGGATACTCGATCATTCGACAAACACCAAAGGCTATTCGTTCAAAGATCTCCACGAAAAGGCGATCAACGGTGTGCCGGCGATTATCAACAGCAGAACGACGCCGAAAAATGTCGGATACGATCAATTGGTCGACGCCACGCCCTGGTACACAAAGAGCGGCAGGCTTGAATTTTATCGCGAAGAGGACGAGTTTATCGACGCCGGCGAGAATCTGCCCATTCACCGCGAACCAGTCGATTCGACATTTTACGAACCAAATATCATTATCTCCGCGCCGCATGAAGCGATGCGTCCGAAAACGCCGGAGGACTACGGAGTCAAACGCGACGACCTAAGCTGCGAAACTCGCTGCGGCCGTAACGTTATCTATACCTGGGCAGAAGCGAAAAAGACGGCTCATCCTCTGATCAAGGACGATTACAAGTTTATATTCCACACGCCGAAATTCCGCCACGGTTCGCACACGACGCCGATCGACACGGATATGAACGCGATGCTTTTTGGACCGTTCGGCGACATCTACCGCCACGACAAACGTTCGCCGTTTGTTACCGAGGGTTATGTCGACATCAATCCGACCGATGCACAGGAGCTCGGCGTCAATGACGGCGACTACGTCTGGATAGACGCCGACCCGGAAGACCGGCCGTTTCGCGGCTGGCAGAACGATAAGAAGAATTATGCATTCGCGCGGCTTCTCTGTCGTGCGAGGTACTATCCGGGCACCCCTCGCGGCGTGACGCGTATGTGGTTTAACATGTACGGCGCGACGCCCGGCTCCCAGCAGGGACAGCAGGAGCGTAAAGACGGCTTGGCAAAGAATCCACGGACAAACTATCAGGCAATGTTTCGCTCGGGCTCACACCAATCCGCAACCCGCGGTTGGCTAAAACCGACTTGGATGACCGATTCACTGGTTCGAAAGGGCATGTTCGGCCAGGAGATGGGAAAGGGTTTTGCGGCAGATATCCATTGCCCAACGGGTGCTCCGCGCGAATCATTTATCAAGATCACCAAGGCAGAGCCAGGCGGCATCGGTGACGAGCTGCTATGGCGTCCAACTAAGCTTGGCATCCGACCGAGAAATGAATCGGATGCAATGAAGCGTTACATCGCCGGAGATTTTGTCGGCAAGAAATAG
- a CDS encoding aspartate aminotransferase family protein — translation MHNVDIDLVEMSLDVIKFAIGRISDTDPKLGFPKKAEELQTLVGETITPAGIGGEKAFALFRDVLVKASVPIDHPRHLAFVPASPTRAAVLFDLVTSATSVHGAFWLEGAGCIFAENQAMAWLVSLTGMPAGAFGVFTSGGTEANLSAMVTAREYWRDRDERNSKTRGIVIASNGAHSSIKAMAKVIDADVLLIETESRLESSHLADTLSRMSAEERSKVFAVIATAGTTNAGIIDDLAGIAAICESEGIWFHVDAAYGGGALAARSVRHLFNGIEQADTVTIDPHKWLFSPYDCGAIIYRDPELAKKAHAQEGSYLDIFSDEGAHGFNPSEYQIQLTRRVRGLPLWFSLAYHGTDRYEKAIERGIELAQIAGRLIRESEHTELVREPSLSCVLYRRKGWKPEDYRAWTYKNHKSGFALVAPTKWRNPEGPETVSRFCFINPDTTEQDITDILATMA, via the coding sequence ATGCACAATGTAGATATCGATCTTGTCGAGATGTCGCTTGACGTTATCAAATTTGCGATCGGCCGTATTTCCGATACCGATCCTAAACTTGGTTTTCCTAAAAAGGCAGAGGAGCTACAGACCCTCGTTGGCGAGACGATCACGCCTGCCGGCATCGGCGGGGAGAAGGCATTCGCTCTTTTTCGGGACGTATTGGTAAAAGCGAGTGTTCCGATCGATCATCCCCGGCATCTTGCATTCGTACCCGCATCCCCGACCCGGGCGGCAGTGCTGTTCGATCTTGTGACTTCGGCGACCAGCGTTCATGGGGCATTCTGGCTAGAGGGAGCCGGCTGTATCTTTGCCGAGAACCAAGCGATGGCGTGGCTGGTCTCATTGACCGGCATGCCCGCCGGAGCGTTTGGTGTTTTTACAAGCGGAGGCACAGAGGCAAATCTTTCGGCAATGGTAACCGCTCGCGAATATTGGCGAGACCGCGACGAACGCAATTCTAAAACACGTGGTATCGTAATCGCCTCGAATGGTGCCCATTCCTCGATAAAGGCGATGGCAAAGGTCATCGACGCTGATGTCCTTCTGATCGAAACGGAGAGCCGCCTCGAAAGCTCTCATTTAGCTGACACTCTATCGAGGATGTCGGCTGAAGAACGTAGTAAGGTGTTCGCTGTGATCGCAACGGCCGGGACGACCAACGCGGGAATAATTGACGATCTCGCGGGAATCGCGGCTATTTGTGAATCAGAGGGAATCTGGTTTCACGTTGATGCCGCCTACGGTGGCGGAGCATTGGCGGCCCGTTCGGTGCGCCATCTATTCAACGGGATCGAACAGGCCGACACTGTCACGATCGATCCCCACAAGTGGTTATTTTCACCATACGATTGCGGTGCGATCATTTACCGTGACCCGGAACTCGCAAAAAAAGCCCACGCCCAAGAAGGTTCTTACCTCGATATCTTCAGTGATGAAGGCGCACATGGATTTAATCCGTCGGAATATCAGATACAGTTAACGCGTCGCGTCAGAGGCCTCCCGTTGTGGTTCTCCTTGGCATACCACGGCACCGATAGATATGAAAAGGCTATAGAACGCGGCATCGAGCTTGCTCAGATCGCGGGGCGATTGATCAGGGAATCCGAACATACAGAGCTGGTCCGGGAACCTAGTCTCTCCTGCGTGTTGTATCGTCGAAAAGGATGGAAGCCCGAGGACTACCGCGCGTGGACCTACAAGAATCACAAGTCAGGGTTCGCTCTGGTCGCTCCCACCAAGTGGAGAAACCCGGAAGGTCCTGAAACTGTATCGCGATTTTGTTTCATAAATCCCGACACTACCGAACAAGATATCACTGACATTCTGGCAACGATGGCCTAA
- a CDS encoding YwiC-like family protein, which produces MNQSMSTAAPITAPIRVVRVRQVALPVEHGGWVFLLEPLIAGLAIAFSTGAPWIACLTIGAFLTRQPLKVLIADRFGMRNRERASLAFRFLLCYGAIFSIGLAGTLLSVGVQSLLPFIWVLPLAIFQIYIDASRQSRKLIPELTGAIVMSASIAAIGLAANMPLVNAAALWAIFASRSIASILYVRERLRLEKGNRYSRIIPTLAHVTALLLVSMLAFYGLSSFLTIMAMSVLAYRAIAGLSAGRSKMKAMQIGVWEIIYGVLVVLSVVIGHYSGF; this is translated from the coding sequence ATGAACCAAAGTATGTCGACTGCCGCACCGATAACAGCACCAATTAGAGTTGTTCGAGTGCGGCAAGTCGCTCTTCCGGTCGAACACGGTGGATGGGTATTTTTGCTCGAACCCCTAATTGCCGGTCTGGCGATCGCGTTTTCAACCGGAGCTCCTTGGATCGCCTGTCTTACTATCGGTGCGTTTCTCACACGGCAACCGTTAAAGGTCCTGATCGCGGACCGCTTTGGCATGCGGAACAGGGAGCGTGCGAGCCTGGCCTTTCGATTTTTGCTCTGCTACGGTGCGATATTCTCCATTGGACTTGCTGGTACGCTCCTTTCGGTTGGCGTCCAGTCGCTACTCCCATTTATCTGGGTCTTGCCGCTCGCTATTTTTCAGATATACATTGATGCCTCTAGACAAAGCCGCAAGTTGATACCTGAATTGACGGGAGCTATCGTTATGTCGGCTTCGATCGCGGCGATCGGACTGGCAGCTAATATGCCGTTGGTAAACGCCGCCGCTCTATGGGCGATCTTTGCGTCAAGGTCAATTGCCTCTATCCTGTATGTTCGCGAGCGACTTCGTCTGGAAAAAGGTAACCGGTACTCCCGGATTATCCCGACACTCGCCCATGTCACGGCTCTTCTTCTAGTATCAATGTTAGCTTTCTACGGCCTTAGTTCGTTTTTGACGATTATGGCTATGTCGGTATTGGCCTATCGAGCTATAGCCGGGCTATCAGCGGGTCGGAGTAAAATGAAAGCGATGCAGATCGGCGTTTGGGAGATCATTTACGGGGTGCTGGTTGTATTATCGGTCGTGATCGGACATTATTCCGGCTTCTGA
- a CDS encoding hemerythrin domain-containing protein: MAVISDLMKVHIVIDELFFEHQRALLHFDFAKALGLLNAYESTLFSHMADEENILLPVYEKRADFPAAGAPKLYYDDHAKMRSHLGLFKQTVRDMPSEPELDRVMLQLLDREAFYLRLCSHHDRREADYLYPILDALLADEEKYEMLERVRLRGERH; the protein is encoded by the coding sequence ATGGCAGTTATTAGTGACCTCATGAAGGTTCACATTGTGATCGACGAATTATTCTTCGAGCACCAGCGGGCTTTGCTCCACTTTGATTTTGCAAAGGCACTTGGCCTTCTTAACGCCTATGAGTCAACCCTCTTCAGCCATATGGCTGACGAAGAAAATATTCTGCTGCCGGTTTACGAAAAGCGGGCCGACTTCCCGGCGGCTGGAGCTCCAAAGCTCTACTATGACGATCACGCCAAGATGCGTTCGCATCTTGGGCTTTTTAAGCAAACGGTCCGCGACATGCCCTCAGAACCTGAGTTGGACCGAGTCATGCTTCAGCTTCTGGATCGCGAAGCCTTTTACCTTCGCCTCTGCAGCCATCACGACCGGCGTGAGGCCGACTACCTTTATCCGATACTGGATGCCCTACTAGCCGACGAAGAAAAGTACGAGATGCTCGAACGCGTTCGGCTTCGCGGGGAAAGACATTGA
- a CDS encoding dehydrogenase translates to MARVNNWQLGREMSYWYPESRPQKQFAAVFDTNKCIACQTCTLACKTTWTSGKGQEYMLWNNVERKPYGSYPLAWDLNLLSLLDGQNWGEENGESVYKGSTIFESAPAGERVLGWRPEDEDYAYPNVGEDDCAGGIEHGASIDIPHQMAWFYYLARICNHCTYPGCLASCPRGSIYKRPEDGIVLVDQNRCRGYQECVRGCPYKKVFFNPMTSTSEKCIACYPKIEQGLSPQCFANCIGKIRVAGFINTPDKAEADNPIDYLVHIKKVALPLFPQFGLEPNVYYIPPIHVPTAFTRQMFGPGTDKAVEIYRNAPNDQDLTSLLGLFGSTEAIMRKWKRVGDKAIGMDENGKELVNVPFKEPVHIRPAYDKLYQITRTNCP, encoded by the coding sequence ATGGCTCGCGTAAACAACTGGCAACTCGGACGAGAAATGTCCTATTGGTATCCGGAAAGCAGGCCGCAAAAGCAATTTGCAGCCGTTTTCGATACGAATAAGTGTATCGCGTGCCAAACCTGCACGCTGGCGTGCAAGACAACGTGGACCTCGGGCAAGGGCCAGGAGTACATGCTCTGGAACAACGTCGAACGCAAGCCTTACGGTTCCTATCCGCTTGCCTGGGACCTTAATCTCCTGAGTTTGCTCGATGGGCAAAATTGGGGCGAGGAAAATGGCGAATCTGTCTATAAAGGAAGCACCATTTTTGAGTCAGCACCGGCCGGCGAACGCGTTCTCGGCTGGAGGCCGGAGGACGAAGATTACGCCTATCCGAACGTCGGCGAAGACGACTGTGCCGGCGGCATCGAGCATGGAGCAAGTATCGACATACCCCATCAGATGGCATGGTTCTACTATCTCGCTCGTATCTGTAATCACTGCACTTATCCAGGCTGCCTGGCATCGTGCCCTCGTGGTTCGATCTACAAGCGGCCCGAGGACGGCATCGTTCTCGTTGATCAAAACCGCTGTCGCGGCTATCAGGAATGTGTTCGCGGCTGTCCGTACAAGAAGGTGTTTTTCAACCCGATGACGTCGACATCGGAAAAATGCATCGCCTGTTATCCCAAGATCGAACAAGGGCTGTCACCACAGTGTTTCGCCAACTGCATTGGAAAGATCCGTGTTGCCGGATTTATCAATACGCCAGACAAGGCCGAGGCCGACAACCCGATCGATTATCTAGTACATATCAAAAAGGTGGCGCTACCGCTCTTCCCTCAGTTTGGCCTTGAGCCGAACGTCTATTACATTCCGCCGATCCACGTACCGACGGCCTTTACCCGCCAGATGTTCGGCCCAGGCACGGATAAAGCCGTTGAGATCTACCGGAACGCACCGAACGATCAGGATCTGACCAGCTTATTAGGCTTATTCGGCTCGACCGAGGCGATAATGCGCAAATGGAAGCGCGTCGGGGATAAGGCGATAGGGATGGATGAGAACGGAAAAGAGCTGGTCAATGTTCCGTTCAAGGAACCGGTCCACATACGCCCGGCATACGACAAGCTCTATCAGATCACGCGCACCAATTGTCCGTGA
- the ric gene encoding iron-sulfur cluster repair di-iron protein has protein sequence MISVQGKTVREIALEMPLTTRVFEEFKIDYCCHGDTPFDDACRNVGASPEIVKEKIDGVLGGSTNSDQESFSKMDLSDLVDHILDKHHVYTRDEMSHLTPLMAKVASRHGDHNPYLLELKEFFQALCDDLDPHMVKEEMVLFPYIQKLEHSYSNHLNVAFPPFGTVQHPVNMMNIEHEEVGELLVKMRRVTNDYTLPAEACPSFTALYHRLGEFERDLHQHIHLENNLLFPRAIELEQKARA, from the coding sequence ATGATCAGTGTTCAAGGTAAGACAGTACGCGAAATAGCACTTGAGATGCCGTTGACGACCCGCGTCTTTGAGGAATTCAAGATCGACTATTGTTGTCATGGAGACACGCCGTTCGATGACGCCTGTCGAAACGTCGGGGCGAGTCCGGAAATAGTCAAAGAGAAGATCGATGGCGTCCTGGGTGGATCAACAAATAGTGATCAAGAATCGTTCTCCAAAATGGACTTGAGCGATCTCGTCGATCATATTTTGGATAAACATCACGTCTATACACGCGACGAAATGAGCCATTTGACACCGTTGATGGCCAAGGTCGCTAGCCGTCACGGCGATCACAATCCGTATCTCCTTGAGTTAAAAGAGTTTTTTCAGGCACTCTGTGATGATCTGGATCCTCACATGGTGAAGGAAGAAATGGTTCTTTTCCCATACATACAAAAACTGGAGCATAGTTATTCGAATCATCTGAACGTTGCGTTTCCGCCATTCGGAACGGTTCAGCATCCGGTAAATATGATGAACATCGAGCATGAAGAAGTCGGGGAACTACTTGTTAAAATGCGTCGAGTTACGAATGACTACACTTTGCCGGCGGAGGCGTGCCCGAGTTTCACCGCTCTTTATCACAGGCTCGGGGAATTTGAGCGTGATCTGCACCAGCATATTCACCTTGAGAACAACCTGCTCTTTCCACGTGCTATCGAACTCGAACAAAAGGCTCGAGCCTAA
- a CDS encoding B12-binding domain-containing radical SAM protein yields MNVLLVYPVFPETYWSFRHALSFVGKKAAFPPLGLLTVSAMLPETWQRRLVDMNVEPLTQSDIEWADIVFLSAMIVQRESLDQVVKLCKELGTRVAVGGPYVSTSSNLVPDADFIFVGEAETTLPEFIDDLKSSSPKRIYQAAERPSLLSTPVPDFGLIDINHYASMNVQFSRGCPFSCEFCDIIEIYGRSPRTKSSEQMLAEMEAMRVAGWRGTVFIVDDNFIGNKREVRKFLPDLIAWSERHNFPFSFLTEASVNLAEDDVLLEMMQSAGFHRVFLGIETPAPASLKEANKSQNTKRDLLESVRKIQSYGIEVMAGFIVGFDNDPQDIFERQINFIRESAIPLAMVGLLTALPDTQLWKRLEREGRLVHESSGNNTDCSLNFVPKMDRGRLVEGYKRILRTIYSSEEFYQRAIACLSRVSNDAAALQRVSVIGVLRSFIKIVLRLGVRDRERLRFWKYLFRVVRLYPRSLGNGIALAAMGYHFRKVTEIHCAKVPVTEFKDEGTQLAGEISFAD; encoded by the coding sequence GTGAACGTATTACTTGTTTATCCTGTTTTCCCTGAAACTTACTGGAGCTTTCGCCACGCACTGTCGTTTGTCGGCAAGAAGGCCGCGTTTCCACCACTCGGGCTGTTGACCGTATCCGCCATGCTGCCGGAAACCTGGCAACGGCGTCTCGTAGATATGAATGTCGAGCCGCTAACCCAGAGCGATATCGAGTGGGCGGATATCGTCTTTCTCAGCGCGATGATCGTCCAGAGAGAGTCGCTCGATCAGGTCGTAAAATTATGCAAGGAACTTGGCACGCGAGTCGCAGTCGGAGGCCCGTATGTCTCTACCAGCTCGAATCTCGTACCGGATGCGGATTTCATTTTCGTAGGTGAAGCCGAAACGACCTTGCCGGAGTTTATCGACGATTTGAAAAGCAGCTCACCCAAACGCATTTATCAAGCGGCCGAGCGGCCCTCGCTTTTGTCCACGCCGGTGCCGGATTTCGGTTTGATCGACATAAACCATTACGCCTCCATGAATGTCCAGTTTTCACGCGGCTGCCCGTTTTCGTGTGAGTTTTGCGACATCATTGAGATCTACGGGCGCTCGCCGCGTACCAAATCAAGCGAACAGATGCTAGCTGAAATGGAGGCGATGCGAGTCGCTGGCTGGCGCGGAACGGTATTTATCGTTGACGACAATTTTATCGGCAACAAACGTGAGGTTAGAAAATTCCTGCCGGATCTTATTGCATGGTCTGAGCGACATAATTTTCCATTCTCTTTTTTGACGGAGGCAAGCGTAAACCTCGCCGAAGACGATGTTTTACTCGAGATGATGCAATCAGCCGGTTTTCACCGTGTATTTCTCGGTATTGAGACGCCCGCGCCCGCAAGTCTGAAAGAAGCCAACAAATCTCAGAATACAAAACGCGACCTGCTTGAATCGGTGCGAAAGATCCAAAGCTATGGAATCGAGGTCATGGCTGGTTTTATTGTTGGATTCGATAACGATCCACAGGATATTTTCGAGCGGCAGATCAACTTTATCCGCGAAAGTGCAATTCCGCTTGCAATGGTCGGGCTCCTGACCGCCCTTCCCGACACGCAGCTTTGGAAGCGTTTGGAGCGTGAAGGCCGACTTGTTCACGAGAGCAGCGGAAACAACACGGATTGTTCATTAAACTTTGTTCCAAAAATGGATCGCGGGCGCCTGGTCGAGGGATACAAACGCATTCTAAGGACCATTTACAGCTCGGAGGAATTCTATCAGCGCGCAATCGCTTGTTTATCGCGCGTAAGTAACGATGCGGCAGCATTGCAGCGAGTCAGCGTTATCGGCGTTCTCAGGTCCTTCATCAAAATCGTGTTGAGGCTCGGCGTACGCGACCGGGAACGCCTTCGATTCTGGAAGTATTTATTCCGAGTCGTAAGACTTTACCCGCGCAGTCTCGGAAACGGGATCGCCCTCGCGGCAATGGGTTATCACTTTAGAAAGGTGACTGAGATACATTGTGCAAAAGTTCCCGTAACGGAGTTTAAGGACGAAGGGACGCAATTGGCCGGCGAAATCAGTTTCGCCGACTGA
- a CDS encoding molecular chaperone TorD family protein, whose product MKTKRNSTRDLLAEAAEWRLISLLFDCPSNDWLRQVEDLAGPVTDKKLKRAAKAAQKQASEGLFHSIFGPGGPAPGREVSYRGWVQPGYMLAELNSFYKAFSYKPTTNEVPDHVAVETGFVAYLRLKELYALENGDNESADVTSKASVTFIDDHLSKYAQKLSKLLAASGIEYLNLAGAALFARVGPDQDKSKQIFLPVLDEENESTLECGWTAS is encoded by the coding sequence ATGAAAACCAAAAGAAACAGTACTAGAGATCTGCTCGCCGAAGCGGCAGAATGGCGGCTAATTAGCCTACTATTCGATTGTCCGTCAAATGACTGGCTAAGACAGGTCGAAGATCTCGCAGGTCCTGTCACCGACAAGAAACTGAAACGTGCTGCAAAGGCCGCTCAGAAACAAGCAAGTGAAGGATTATTTCATTCCATCTTCGGGCCGGGCGGACCAGCCCCGGGTCGCGAGGTCAGTTATCGCGGCTGGGTTCAACCGGGTTACATGCTGGCGGAATTGAATAGTTTCTACAAAGCATTCTCGTATAAACCAACGACCAACGAGGTGCCTGATCACGTCGCTGTCGAGACCGGATTCGTCGCTTACCTGCGATTAAAAGAACTTTATGCTTTGGAAAACGGCGACAACGAAAGTGCCGATGTGACCTCAAAGGCCTCAGTAACTTTTATCGACGATCACCTTTCCAAATACGCTCAGAAACTGTCCAAATTGCTCGCCGCGTCCGGAATCGAATATCTGAATCTGGCAGGAGCCGCTTTGTTCGCGCGAGTCGGGCCCGATCAGGACAAATCAAAGCAGATCTTTCTCCCTGTACTCGACGAAGAGAACGAGTCCACGCTTGAATGCGGCTGGACTGCTTCTTGA